The Panicum virgatum strain AP13 chromosome 5K, P.virgatum_v5, whole genome shotgun sequence genome has a window encoding:
- the LOC120709282 gene encoding uncharacterized protein LOC120709282 — protein sequence MAAAASSSSEGFVGAPAALPLDKAAASGSGSGGGDRVVDCGVCAICLDKIALQETALVKGCDHAYCVTCILRWASYKQTPQCPQCKHPFEFLSVHRSLDGCLHDYLFEESVCLLLRAAWFEPLIVEAHEEALEEDEIYLQYQYDDDEDDLDEETYYMSRSPSIRIGNRRWGDNGYIRGGRREARPVNADAAGPSRTPKKKERAASTSGSGSGSGSVSKDISGRRAKRAQKREAADKAAAEKHLKHLQRLGLVKAPAPEAPAEVGPQVNE from the exons atggccgccgccgcctcctcctcctccgagggATTCGTCGGCGCGCCagccgccctccccctcgacAAG GCGGCGGCTTCGGGCTCCgggagcggtggcggcgaccGGGTGGTGGATTGCGGGGTGTGCGCGATTTGCCTCGATAAGATCGCGCTCCAGGAGACCGCCCTTGTCAAGGGATGCGACCACGCCTACTG CGTAACATGCATTTTGAGGTGGGCATCCTACAAGCAGACCCCTCAATGCCCACAGTGCAAGCACCCATTTGAATTCCTCAGCGTGCACCGTTCTCTTGATGGCTG CCTGCATGACTACCTGTTTGAGGAGAGCGTTTGCCTTCTCCTGAGGGCCGCTTGGTTTGAACCTCTTATCGTAGAGGCTCATGAAGAGGCTCTGGAAGAAGACGAGATTTACCTCCAGTACcaatatgatgatgatgaagatgatcttGACGAGGAAACTTATTACATGAGCAGGTCCCCAAGCATTCGTATTGGTAACAGGAGGTGGGGTGACAATGGGTACATCAGAGGAGGCAGGAGAGAGGCCAGGCCAGTAAATGCTGATGCTGCTGGTCCATCCAGGAccccaaagaagaaagagagggCTGCATCGACGTCGGGTTCAGGATCAGGATCGGGATCAGTATCCAAGGATATCTCTGGAAGGCGGGCGAAAAGGGCTCAGAAGCGGGAAGCTGCAGACAAGGCAGCTGCAGAGAAGCACCTGAAGCACCTGCAGAG
- the LOC120709281 gene encoding probable NADPH:quinone oxidoreductase 2 — MAFVSTRWQTSASLPLDAVKEIPHRFASATSTYTHHCRSTNCKVATQPDSDTSVMEASTAQAPAKTVLRVAAISGSLRRASANTGLIRAAAEICKDSIPGLQLDHVDISELPLLNTDLEVDGGFPPAVEAFRAKVRAADCFLFASPEYNYSISGPLKNALDWGSRPPNCFADRAAAILSASGGSGGSRSQYHIRQVGVFLDIHFINKPEIFTKAHMPPKKFDDDGNLIDPETKEQLRKMLLSLQAFALRLQGKTASSEQGS; from the exons ATGGCTTTCGTAAGCACCAGGTGGCAAACTAGTGCTTCACTTCCACTTGATGCGGTCAAAGAGATTCCACATCGCTTTGCTAGTGCTACATCTACATACACACACCATTGCAGATCCACAAACTGCAAGGTTGCTACCCAACCCGACTCCGACACGTCAGTCATGGAAGCCTCAACGGCACAGGCGCCGGCGAAGACCGTTCTGAGGGTGGCGGCGATCTCCGGCTCGCTCCGCAGGGCGTCGGCCAACACCGGCCTCATCCGCGCCG CCGCGGAGATCTGCAAGGACTCCATCCCGGGGTTGCAGCTCGACCACGTCGACATCTCCGAGCTGCCGCTGCTCAACACCGACCTCGAGGTCGACGGCGGCTTCCCTCCGGCCGTCGAGGCGTTCCGCGCCAAGGTCCGCGCGGCCGACTGCTTCCTCTTCGCCTCGCCCGAGTACAACTACTCCATTTCAG GCCCTCTGAAGAACGCGCTAGATTGGGGATCACGGCCGCCGAACTGCTTTGCAGACAGAGCCGCGGCGATCCTGAGCGCGTCGggcggctccggcggcagcCGGTCGCAGTACCACATCCGGCAGGTCGGGGTGTTTCTTGACATCCATTTCATCAACAAGCCAGAGATCTTCACCAAAGCACACATGCCCCCCAAAAAGTTCGATGATGATGGCAACCTGATCGATCCAGAGACCAAGGAGCAGCTCAGGAAGATGCTCCTGTCGCTACAAGCTTTCGCGCTCAGGCTCCAGGGGAAGACTGCAAGCTCTGAACAGGGGAGTTGA